A window of Juglans regia cultivar Chandler chromosome 7, Walnut 2.0, whole genome shotgun sequence contains these coding sequences:
- the LOC109004906 gene encoding uncharacterized protein LOC109004906, translating to MGRVLAMMVALSMVVLVVAKREESFWEKPEPTPSPPSPPEEAPPSGGGGDDCGKDCEVKCWIWKHVPKHYAVCLDLCKAHCKQFTISDATYNCTFACADSMAATKFRLDKEDYVDVCFNKCRKNGN from the exons ATGGGGAGAGTCCTGGCAATGATGGTGGCGCTATCTATGGTTGTGCTAGTCGTGGCAAAACGTGAGGAGTCTTTCTGGGAAAAACCAGAACCAACCCCATCTCCCCCTTCCCCACCAGAGGAAGCACCACCCAGCGGCGGTGGAGGTGATGATTGTGGTAAAGATTGCGAAGTGAAGTGTTGGATCTGGAAACATGTCCCCAAGCATTACGCTGTTTGCTTAGACCTTTGTAAGGCACACTGCAAGCAGTTCACCATCTCTGATGCCACCTATAATTGCACCTTTGCTTGTGCTGACTCAATGGCGGCCACCAAGTTTCGCTTAG ATAAAGAAGATTATGTGGATGTCTGCTTCAATAAGTGCAGGAAGAATGGTAATTAA
- the LOC109004905 gene encoding CASP-like protein 3A1, with protein MLSDRKTPEAAVQLAEAKVAAAENGSMSGPLVGRRPPERKVSVVRWRSDVGYLVLRLLCVLTSVAALSFMVTAMEASTVLIYGFQLPVYSKWSFSHSFEYLVGISAAVAAHSLLQLLISASRLLRKTPVIPSRNHAWLIFAGDQAFAYAMMSAGSAASGVTNLNRTGIRHTALPNFCKPLHSFCDHVAISIAFTFFSCILLATSAVQGVIWLSNN; from the exons ATGCTAAGTGACCGGAAGACGCCGGAGGCGGCGGTGCAGCTTGCGGAGGCGAAGGTTGCTGCGGCGGAGAATGGCTCCATGAGTGGGCCCCTCGTGGGGAGGAGGCCACCGGAAAGGAAGGTCTCGGTGGTTCGTTGGAGGTCTGACGTGGGTTACCTTGTTCTCAGACTTCTGTGCGTGTTGACCTCGGTGGCAGCTCTATCGTTCATGGTCACGGCCATGGAGGCCAGTACTGTCCTCATCTACGGCTTCCAACTCCCCGTTTACTCCAAGTGGTCTTTCTCCCACTCGTTCGA GTATCTAGTTGGGATTTCGGCTGCTGTTGCGGCTCACTCCTTGCTGCAGCTACTGATTAGCGCATCAAGGCTGCTGAGGAAGACTCCAGTGATCCCCTCACGAAATCATGCATGGCTCATCTTTGCTGGGGATCAG GCATTTGCATATGCAATGATGAGTGCTGGGTCAGCTGCATCAGGGGTTACCAACTTGAATCGCACAGGAATCCGACATACAGCTCTACCAAACTTCTGTAAGCCTTTGCATAGCTTCTGTGACCATGTTGCCATCTCAATAGCCTTCACTTTCTTCAGCTGCATCTTGCTTGCCACTTCGGCTGTCCAGGGTGTGATTTGGCTGTCCAACAACTGA
- the LOC109004904 gene encoding nuclear pore complex protein NUP35 encodes MNTTVQRTPRSGRQSLFFQDLASPISARKGKFSSPGQAAAVSALWRENFAGTDLPPPPVYTLEDRSDFSPESGILDYPMSPEVKSDPRTPFQSSGQSFPTLGKNKSETSTSYALMGPQQNQQGSAGFSWWSPAKSGSEQDEKGKGSPVEGVVQPGALITLPPPREVARPEMQRNSVPVGNLNEEEWVTIYGFSPADTNLVLREFEKCGVILKHIPGPRDANWMHILYQNRFDAQKALIKNGMQINGVLIVGVKTLDPMQRRALDERLSNQGFMTLPPPPPSAKSSDLNTLRSPTRPYYLQNGNTSVPQSGGAIASPTKSLVSKIMDLMFGV; translated from the exons atgaacaCCACAGTACAGAGAACGCCCAGATCCGGGAGACAGTCATTATTTTTCCAGGATTTGGCATCTCCCATTTCTGCCAGGAAAGGAAAGTTTTCAAGTCCAGGCCAGGCAGCTGCAGTATCTGCTCTATGGCGTGAGAATTTCGCAGGGACAGATCTTCCACCTCCTCCTGTTTATACCTTGGAAGACCGCTCAGACTTTTCCCCTGAATCTGGGATTCTAGATTACCCAATGTCTCCAGAAGTCAAATCAGACCCCAGAACTCCATTCCAGAGTTCCGGTCAGAGCTTCCCAACACTGGGGAAAAACAAATCAGAGACAAGCACTTCCTATGCCCTGATGGGTCCACAGCAAAACCAACAGGGTTCTGCAGGTTTTAGTTGGTGGTCACCTGCAAAGAGCGGTAGTGAGCAAGATGAGAAAGGAAAGGGCTCGCCTGTTGAGGGTGTGGTTCAGCCTGGTGCTTTGATCACACTTCCACCTCCAAGAGAGGTTGCAAGACCAGAGATGCAGAGGAATTCCGTGCCTGTAGGGAACCTCAACGAGGAGGAATGGGTTACCATTTATGG GTTTTCCCCAGCTGACACCAATTTAGTATTGAGGGAGTTTGAAAAATGTGgtgtgattttgaaacatatTCCTGGTCCAAGAGATGCTAACTGGATGCACATTCTGTATCAg AATCGATTTGATGCTCAGAAGGCTCTCATCAAGAATGGCATGCAAATCAATGGGGTACTAATTGTAGGTGTCAAGACATTGGATCCAATGCAACGCCGGGCTTTGGATGAAAGGCTAAGTAATCAGGGATTCATGACTttaccaccacctccaccatcTGCAAAATCCTCAGACTTGAACACATTGAGGTCCCCTACTCGTCCTTACTACCTTCAAAATGGCAATACCAGTGTACCACAGTCGGGAGGGGCCAttgcttccccaacaaaatctTTGGTGTCCAAAATCATGGATTTGATGTTTGGAGTTTAG